A single Amphiprion ocellaris isolate individual 3 ecotype Okinawa chromosome 1, ASM2253959v1, whole genome shotgun sequence DNA region contains:
- the bnc1 gene encoding zinc finger protein basonuclin-1 isoform X2, with translation MDLQAICCTLMNCNCDSFKPGKLKRRQCENCKHGWVAHALSKLKVHHMYQSSQVEIVHSNVVFDICSLMLYGTQAIPIRLKILLDRLFSVLKQEEVIQILNALDWTLQDYIRGYVLQDVAGKVLDRWAIMTFEEEIATLQQFLRFGETKSIVELMALQDKEGQAVLVPSTRTNSDIRTFIERTTPRTTANLSTSKVDKISGNSMHHFENFINSMAFMLPFQLLGSVPAPYLGSPGGALQQQHQQHHQHQQPCRGSVELQSHRRDDQVQDSLGRDNPLPLSHPSETALLDSSSVSFTADLDQSGDKPTDILSTNTKIEAEEFSTSDNYSDGPSTPCTPSVSSDVTPMSPEGKLRSLDRNGSGHGGVSGGGAGGGSLKKGRVFCNACEKTFYDKGTLKIHYNAVHLKIKHKCTIEGCNMVFSSLRSRNRHSANPNPRLHMPMNRNNRDKDLRGSLSADETSQGEKRHDYGTPICSAESHKSVSSYMVSHVDTGSKLYSSSFPGMGQSGILFPNLKTVQPVLPFYRSLVSPAELANTPGTLPSLPLLSSSVPVKPISAPEPCTTDPIPKKKSRKSSMPIKIEKEMVEQDEQMDKESSSEDDAPFRGRDRNECDGSQAERHIYLRQAGEEKESRETCTGKEKKTDGTKHLSEQTLDSEMTESEDKDDGPRQTETGVITCASSPFENRLMENHCDNNLFCLEPNSNEEKEEREHTHLLHVADKISALKWDDGEHRLTNGGAIQHIEREGSDGCADDYGDSGLSHLDPNTDLPHYCEICSKTFKNPYSVKMHYQNVHLKETHICTVDGCNAAFPSRRSRDRHSANLNLHHKLLTKDSLTTANPAYSPHCRDRDSVVLDNCQDQRDRDLPHRDQTSQTSVIFRGHNRMGLVFPMSKVSTTPDSAGAPPLREMEGLGREEGGRGVEDGAVLDLSTSSSAPPCDNGSAQSSWDSDGAGTEEGEGAGEDGEALPMEDSDESCDGIGLGRAGGEELALGGERTLGSGGGGQGMLQGGGGGSPMTCHVCQKVYSNKGTFRAHYKTVHLRLLHKCKVPGCDTSFSSVRSRNRHSQNPNLHRNLTVSSGATIDQE, from the exons ATGGATCTTCAG GCTATCTGCTGCACTTTGATGAATTGTAACTGTGACAGCTTCAAGCCGGGGAAGCTGAAGAGGAGGCAGTGTGAAAACTGCAAGCATGGCTGGGTAGCACATG CCTTGAGCAAGCTGAAGGTGCACCATATGTACCAGAGCAGCCAGGTGGAGATCGTGCACTCCAATGTGGTGTTCGATATATGCAGCCTGATGCTGTATGGCACCCAAGCCATCCCAATCCGCCTCAAGATCCTCCTGGACCGCCTTTTCTCTGTTCTCAAGCAGGAAGAAGTCATCCAGATCCTCAATGCACTTGACTGGACACTGCAGGACTACATCCGAGGATATGTGCTCCAG GATGTTGCAGGAAAGGTGCTGGACCGTTGGGCCATCATGACATTTGAGGAAGAAATTGCCACCCTGCAGCAGTTCCTGCGTTTTGGTGAGACCAAATCCATAGTGGAGCTGATGGCTCTACAAGACAAAGAGGGCCAGGCAGTGTTGGTACCCAGTACCCGCACCAACTCAGATATTCGGACTTTCATTGAACGCACCACACCTCGAACCACTGCCAACCTGTCTACATCCAAAGTTGATAAAATAAGTGGCAACAGCATGCACCACTTTGAGAACTTTATCAACAGTATGGCCTTCATGCTGCCATTTCAGCTGCTAGGCTCTGTTCCTGCTCCATATCTGGGCTCACCAGGAGGGGCACTGCAACAGCAGCACCAGCAAcaccaccagcaccagcagCCATGCCGTGGGTCAGTGGAGCTGCAGAGTCATAGACGTGATGATCAAGTTCAGGACAGTTTAGGGAGGGACAATCCTCTCCCTCTTTCACATCCTTCAGAGACTGCCCTACTAGATTCCAGCTCTGTGTCATTCACTGCTGATCTAGACCAAAGTGGAGACAAGCCAACAGACATACTCTCCACTAACACAAAGATCGAAGCTGAGGAGTTCTCTACTAGTGATAACTACTCAGATGGACCCTCCACACCATGCACACCCTCAGTGAGCTCTGATGTAACACCAATGTCACCTGAGGGCAAGCTTCGCTCTCTTGACAGGAATGGAAGTGGCCATGGAGGGGTCTCAGGAGGTGGTGCAGGAGGAGGCTCTCTGAAGAAGGGCCGTGTATTTTGCAATGCTTGCGAGAAGACATTCTATGATAAAGGCACTCTAAAAATCCACTACAATGCAGTGCACCTGAAGATTAAGCACAAGTGTACCATCGAGGGCTGCAACATGGTTTTCAGCTCACTCCGCAGTCGTAATCGCCATAGTGCCAACCCGAACCCACGGCTACATATGCCCATGAACCGAAACAACCGGGACAAAGATCTGCGGGGGAGCTTGTCTGCTGATGAGACTTCTCAAGGAGAGAAAAGGCATGACTACGGTACCCCCATTTGCTCTGCAGAAAGCCATAAATCTGTGTCCAGCTACATGGTGAGCCATGTGGACACTGGATCAAAACTGTACAGTAGCTCATTCCCCGGCATGGGTCAAAGTGGTATTCTTTTTCCCAATTTAAAAACAGTACAACCAGTACTGCCTTTCTACCGAAGCCTGGTATCACCAGCAGAACTTGCCAACACCCCAGGGACACTACCTTCCCTTCCTCTGTTGTCTTCTTCTGTACCCGTCAAACCCATCTCAGCCCCTGAGCCCTGCACGACAGACCCTATACCAAAGAAAAAGTCTCGTAAGTCAAGTATGCCAATAAAGATAGAAAAGGAGATGGTAGAGCAAGATGAGCAGATGGATAAGGAAAGCAGCTCTGAAGATGATGCTCCGTTTCGTGGCAGGGATAGGAATGAGTGTGATGGCAGCCAAGCAGAAAGGCATATATACCTAAGACAAGCTGGGGAGGAGAAAGAGTCAAGAGAGACTTGCACtggcaaagaaaagaaaacagatggtACGAAGCATCTGTCAGAGCAAACCTTAGACAGCGAAATGACTGAGAGTGAGGACAAAGATGACGGACCAAGACAAACTGAAACAGGGGTCATCACCTGTGCATCATCCCCCTTTGAAAACAGGCTGATGGAGAACCACTGTGACAACAACTTATTTTGTCTGGAACCCAATAGCaatgaagaaaaggaggagagggagcaCACACATTTATTGCATGTAGCTGACAAGATCTCAGCACTCAAATGGGATGACGGTGAACACAGGCTGACTAATGGGGGTGCTATCCAACACATAGAGAGGGAGGGATCTGATGGATGTGCAGATGACTATGGTGACTCAGGGTTGTCTCACCTTGACCCCAACACTGACCTGCCACATTACTGTGAGATCTGCAGTAAGACCTTTAAAAATCCTTACAGTGTCAAGATGCACTACCAAAATGTCCACCTGAAAGAGACTCACATATGCACAGTGGATGGCTGTAATGCTGCCTTCCCCTCACGCAGGAGCCGGGACAG gCACAGTGCAAATTTGAATCTGCACCACAAGCTGCTGACCAAAGATTCACTCACCACAGCTAACCCCGCCTACTCGCCCCACTGTAGAGACAGGGACTCTGTTGTCCTGGACAACTGTCAAGATCAGCGGGATAGAGATCTTCCCCATCGAGACCAAACCAGCCAGACCTCTGTCATCTTTCGAGGACACAACCGCATGGGCCTGGTCTTCCCTATGAGCAAAGTGTCTACTACACCAGACAGTGCCGGTGCACCTCCCTtaagagagatggagggattaGGAAGAGAAGAAGGTGGCAGAGGTGTGGAGGATGGGGCAGTCCTGGACCTGAgcacctcctcctctgctccaccTTGTGATAACGGCAGTGCTCAATCTTCCTGGGACTCAGATGGCGCTGGTACTGAGGAAGGGGAAGGGGCTGGAGAGGATGGGGAAGCACTCCCCATGGAGGACAGCGATGAAAGCTGTGATGGGATTGGCCTGGGGAGGGCTGGAGGTGAGGAGTTGGCACTTGGAGGAGAGCGAACCCTTGGcagtggtggtggaggacaaGGTATGCTTCAAGGTGGTGGGGGTGGATCTCCAATGACGTGCCATGTCTGCCAAAAGGTCTACAGCAACAAGGGCACATTCAGAGCCCATTACAAGACTGTCCATCTACGACTGCTTCACAAGTGTAAAGTCCCTGGCTGTGACACATCCTTCTCCTCTGTACGAAGCAGAAACAGACACAGCCAGAACCCAAATCTCCACAGGAACCTCACTGTTAGCTCAGGTGCCACAATAGACCAGGAATAA
- the bnc1 gene encoding zinc finger protein basonuclin-1 isoform X1: protein MTMAEAICCTLMNCNCDSFKPGKLKRRQCENCKHGWVAHALSKLKVHHMYQSSQVEIVHSNVVFDICSLMLYGTQAIPIRLKILLDRLFSVLKQEEVIQILNALDWTLQDYIRGYVLQDVAGKVLDRWAIMTFEEEIATLQQFLRFGETKSIVELMALQDKEGQAVLVPSTRTNSDIRTFIERTTPRTTANLSTSKVDKISGNSMHHFENFINSMAFMLPFQLLGSVPAPYLGSPGGALQQQHQQHHQHQQPCRGSVELQSHRRDDQVQDSLGRDNPLPLSHPSETALLDSSSVSFTADLDQSGDKPTDILSTNTKIEAEEFSTSDNYSDGPSTPCTPSVSSDVTPMSPEGKLRSLDRNGSGHGGVSGGGAGGGSLKKGRVFCNACEKTFYDKGTLKIHYNAVHLKIKHKCTIEGCNMVFSSLRSRNRHSANPNPRLHMPMNRNNRDKDLRGSLSADETSQGEKRHDYGTPICSAESHKSVSSYMVSHVDTGSKLYSSSFPGMGQSGILFPNLKTVQPVLPFYRSLVSPAELANTPGTLPSLPLLSSSVPVKPISAPEPCTTDPIPKKKSRKSSMPIKIEKEMVEQDEQMDKESSSEDDAPFRGRDRNECDGSQAERHIYLRQAGEEKESRETCTGKEKKTDGTKHLSEQTLDSEMTESEDKDDGPRQTETGVITCASSPFENRLMENHCDNNLFCLEPNSNEEKEEREHTHLLHVADKISALKWDDGEHRLTNGGAIQHIEREGSDGCADDYGDSGLSHLDPNTDLPHYCEICSKTFKNPYSVKMHYQNVHLKETHICTVDGCNAAFPSRRSRDRHSANLNLHHKLLTKDSLTTANPAYSPHCRDRDSVVLDNCQDQRDRDLPHRDQTSQTSVIFRGHNRMGLVFPMSKVSTTPDSAGAPPLREMEGLGREEGGRGVEDGAVLDLSTSSSAPPCDNGSAQSSWDSDGAGTEEGEGAGEDGEALPMEDSDESCDGIGLGRAGGEELALGGERTLGSGGGGQGMLQGGGGGSPMTCHVCQKVYSNKGTFRAHYKTVHLRLLHKCKVPGCDTSFSSVRSRNRHSQNPNLHRNLTVSSGATIDQE, encoded by the exons GCTATCTGCTGCACTTTGATGAATTGTAACTGTGACAGCTTCAAGCCGGGGAAGCTGAAGAGGAGGCAGTGTGAAAACTGCAAGCATGGCTGGGTAGCACATG CCTTGAGCAAGCTGAAGGTGCACCATATGTACCAGAGCAGCCAGGTGGAGATCGTGCACTCCAATGTGGTGTTCGATATATGCAGCCTGATGCTGTATGGCACCCAAGCCATCCCAATCCGCCTCAAGATCCTCCTGGACCGCCTTTTCTCTGTTCTCAAGCAGGAAGAAGTCATCCAGATCCTCAATGCACTTGACTGGACACTGCAGGACTACATCCGAGGATATGTGCTCCAG GATGTTGCAGGAAAGGTGCTGGACCGTTGGGCCATCATGACATTTGAGGAAGAAATTGCCACCCTGCAGCAGTTCCTGCGTTTTGGTGAGACCAAATCCATAGTGGAGCTGATGGCTCTACAAGACAAAGAGGGCCAGGCAGTGTTGGTACCCAGTACCCGCACCAACTCAGATATTCGGACTTTCATTGAACGCACCACACCTCGAACCACTGCCAACCTGTCTACATCCAAAGTTGATAAAATAAGTGGCAACAGCATGCACCACTTTGAGAACTTTATCAACAGTATGGCCTTCATGCTGCCATTTCAGCTGCTAGGCTCTGTTCCTGCTCCATATCTGGGCTCACCAGGAGGGGCACTGCAACAGCAGCACCAGCAAcaccaccagcaccagcagCCATGCCGTGGGTCAGTGGAGCTGCAGAGTCATAGACGTGATGATCAAGTTCAGGACAGTTTAGGGAGGGACAATCCTCTCCCTCTTTCACATCCTTCAGAGACTGCCCTACTAGATTCCAGCTCTGTGTCATTCACTGCTGATCTAGACCAAAGTGGAGACAAGCCAACAGACATACTCTCCACTAACACAAAGATCGAAGCTGAGGAGTTCTCTACTAGTGATAACTACTCAGATGGACCCTCCACACCATGCACACCCTCAGTGAGCTCTGATGTAACACCAATGTCACCTGAGGGCAAGCTTCGCTCTCTTGACAGGAATGGAAGTGGCCATGGAGGGGTCTCAGGAGGTGGTGCAGGAGGAGGCTCTCTGAAGAAGGGCCGTGTATTTTGCAATGCTTGCGAGAAGACATTCTATGATAAAGGCACTCTAAAAATCCACTACAATGCAGTGCACCTGAAGATTAAGCACAAGTGTACCATCGAGGGCTGCAACATGGTTTTCAGCTCACTCCGCAGTCGTAATCGCCATAGTGCCAACCCGAACCCACGGCTACATATGCCCATGAACCGAAACAACCGGGACAAAGATCTGCGGGGGAGCTTGTCTGCTGATGAGACTTCTCAAGGAGAGAAAAGGCATGACTACGGTACCCCCATTTGCTCTGCAGAAAGCCATAAATCTGTGTCCAGCTACATGGTGAGCCATGTGGACACTGGATCAAAACTGTACAGTAGCTCATTCCCCGGCATGGGTCAAAGTGGTATTCTTTTTCCCAATTTAAAAACAGTACAACCAGTACTGCCTTTCTACCGAAGCCTGGTATCACCAGCAGAACTTGCCAACACCCCAGGGACACTACCTTCCCTTCCTCTGTTGTCTTCTTCTGTACCCGTCAAACCCATCTCAGCCCCTGAGCCCTGCACGACAGACCCTATACCAAAGAAAAAGTCTCGTAAGTCAAGTATGCCAATAAAGATAGAAAAGGAGATGGTAGAGCAAGATGAGCAGATGGATAAGGAAAGCAGCTCTGAAGATGATGCTCCGTTTCGTGGCAGGGATAGGAATGAGTGTGATGGCAGCCAAGCAGAAAGGCATATATACCTAAGACAAGCTGGGGAGGAGAAAGAGTCAAGAGAGACTTGCACtggcaaagaaaagaaaacagatggtACGAAGCATCTGTCAGAGCAAACCTTAGACAGCGAAATGACTGAGAGTGAGGACAAAGATGACGGACCAAGACAAACTGAAACAGGGGTCATCACCTGTGCATCATCCCCCTTTGAAAACAGGCTGATGGAGAACCACTGTGACAACAACTTATTTTGTCTGGAACCCAATAGCaatgaagaaaaggaggagagggagcaCACACATTTATTGCATGTAGCTGACAAGATCTCAGCACTCAAATGGGATGACGGTGAACACAGGCTGACTAATGGGGGTGCTATCCAACACATAGAGAGGGAGGGATCTGATGGATGTGCAGATGACTATGGTGACTCAGGGTTGTCTCACCTTGACCCCAACACTGACCTGCCACATTACTGTGAGATCTGCAGTAAGACCTTTAAAAATCCTTACAGTGTCAAGATGCACTACCAAAATGTCCACCTGAAAGAGACTCACATATGCACAGTGGATGGCTGTAATGCTGCCTTCCCCTCACGCAGGAGCCGGGACAG gCACAGTGCAAATTTGAATCTGCACCACAAGCTGCTGACCAAAGATTCACTCACCACAGCTAACCCCGCCTACTCGCCCCACTGTAGAGACAGGGACTCTGTTGTCCTGGACAACTGTCAAGATCAGCGGGATAGAGATCTTCCCCATCGAGACCAAACCAGCCAGACCTCTGTCATCTTTCGAGGACACAACCGCATGGGCCTGGTCTTCCCTATGAGCAAAGTGTCTACTACACCAGACAGTGCCGGTGCACCTCCCTtaagagagatggagggattaGGAAGAGAAGAAGGTGGCAGAGGTGTGGAGGATGGGGCAGTCCTGGACCTGAgcacctcctcctctgctccaccTTGTGATAACGGCAGTGCTCAATCTTCCTGGGACTCAGATGGCGCTGGTACTGAGGAAGGGGAAGGGGCTGGAGAGGATGGGGAAGCACTCCCCATGGAGGACAGCGATGAAAGCTGTGATGGGATTGGCCTGGGGAGGGCTGGAGGTGAGGAGTTGGCACTTGGAGGAGAGCGAACCCTTGGcagtggtggtggaggacaaGGTATGCTTCAAGGTGGTGGGGGTGGATCTCCAATGACGTGCCATGTCTGCCAAAAGGTCTACAGCAACAAGGGCACATTCAGAGCCCATTACAAGACTGTCCATCTACGACTGCTTCACAAGTGTAAAGTCCCTGGCTGTGACACATCCTTCTCCTCTGTACGAAGCAGAAACAGACACAGCCAGAACCCAAATCTCCACAGGAACCTCACTGTTAGCTCAGGTGCCACAATAGACCAGGAATAA